In Deltaproteobacteria bacterium, the genomic stretch CATTATGGCTATGGCGAGAATACCCACGTCCAGGTCGGAGGGCAAGGGGAACCTTCACCAGGGGGCTATCGGGCTTGGAATTGACATCAAAACAGGGGTTACAGGGAGGGGATTTGACGGGAAAGGTTATCTCCTTAGTCACCCTGATAGCGGTTGTTGCCTTGAAGGATTGGAGGTCCCTTTCTGGCAGGACATTATCTCAATCTCAAAAGCAGCATCCCGTGTCGTTCCACTCGACTATCTTGGTATTGATATTGTTATCGATAAGACGCAGGGTCCCCTGGTTATGGAAATCAATGCCAGGCCCGGCCTGGAAATTCAGAATGTCAATGCCATGGGCCTTAAAGAGATAATGAAAGAGGTTAACTGAAGCAATGTCGAGATTCCTTAAAGAAAGCTTTGTCCCTGTTCTGACTGTTTTATTACTGCTGGTGGGATTTATTGCCTATTTGCAAAACCTTGCCCAGGTGGCCAGTTCCAGACCGACTGTCATTAAAATAAAGGCAGAGGAGATAGCAACAGCAAATAAGGGGGAAGTAAACAACGAGGATGAGACCGATGACGGGGAAGAAGTATCGGCAGTGGAACTGGAAAGGATTGAGAACTTTGTAAAAGGAAGGGAGCTTTACCGGTCTGCTGATTACAACAAGGCAGAGAACTTTTTTAAGCTGGCCCTTGGTCAAATTCCGGATAATCCCTTTATACTAAATTATCTCGGTCTCATAGAATTAAAAATGCGCAACTATGAGAATGCATCTCAAATTTTCAAAAAAGCGATAACCCTGAAAGCTGATTTTGCAAAGGCATATGTTAATCTTGGACATGCAGTAAGATATCTGGGGGATTATGAGGGCGCTGAGGAGGCCTACAAAAAAGCGATCGCCCTGGAACCGGCATATGACATTCCTTTTTATAATTTGGGGATTCTTTATTTAGGACAAAAAAAATACAGCGATGCCGCTGCCAGTCTTTTGAAAGCAATCGACATGAGCAGCGGAATACAAAAAGCGAAGTCTTCATTCAACCTTGGTCTTGCCTATGTGAGGATGGGGGATAAAAAGAGGGCTGAAAATGCCTATCTTGAAGCAATAAACCTTTATCCCGCTTATATAGAACCCAGAATGAACCTGGCGCTTATTCAACCCGCTTCTGAAGAAGGGAAAAGAAAAAAAGAAGGCCTTTACAAAAGGGTGCTCAATTTAAGGCCCGATTATACACCGGCCTACTTTAATCTCGGAATCTTCTACAAAGAGGAAAAGCGTTATAAAAAAGCCGAAAAGTACTACAAGGAAGCTATTAAGCATAATCCTGCCTACAGGGAAGCAAAATACAATCTCGGCCTTCTTTATCTGGGTAAAAACAGGCTTGACCTTGCTGAAGAAAGATTTTTGTCTCTCGTTAGAGAGACAAATGCTCAAAAAGAAGACTTTTTTAACCTGGCAAGAATCTACTACAAACAGAAAGATTACGAAAAATCGATAGAATTTTATAACCAGGCCATAGACAAAGGGGGAGGCAAATATGCCGAAGCTTTCCTGAACAGGGGACTTGCTTATGGAAAGATGGGAAGACATGAAGAAGGAAGAAGTTCCATCATAAAGGCAATCGCCATAAAGCCGGATTATGAAACAGCTCACTATAATCTGGGACAGAGTTACTATAAAGAAAAAAAATATAAGGTAGCCCTCCGGGAGTTTGGTGAGGCTGCAAGAATAAAAGGGAGCTATTATAAGGCGTGGCACCAGATGGGCGTAATATACAAGAAACTGGAAAACATTGATGCCGCCATAGAGAGTTACGAAAAAGCGCTTAAAGCGAAACCGGACTATGTTAAATCACGTATGAATATGGGCAAACTCCTTTTTCAAAAGGGTGACTACAGGGGCTCGGTCAGGGAATATGAAAAAGTATCGGCGCTCTATCCCCAGTACCTGCCTGCCTGGTTCAGGCTGGGGAAAGGCCATGCAAAAATGGGAAACCTGGATGAAGCAATAAGGGCCTATGGTAAAATTCTCGCCCTCAAACCGGAAAATATTAAGGCATTGCGAGAACTGGGGATTCTCTATGCCGGCTCAGATAAGGGTGAGAAGGCGCAAGCCATCACGTTATTTAACAAAGTACTCGAACAAAAACCGGATGATATAAAAACACGGTTGCTTCTGGCACAGGAATTGCAAAAATCAGGCGCAAAAAAAGAAGCTATCCAGGAGGTCAGAAAAACAGTCAGCCTTTCTCCCTCATCTATTGA encodes the following:
- a CDS encoding tetratricopeptide repeat protein, which gives rise to MSRFLKESFVPVLTVLLLLVGFIAYLQNLAQVASSRPTVIKIKAEEIATANKGEVNNEDETDDGEEVSAVELERIENFVKGRELYRSADYNKAENFFKLALGQIPDNPFILNYLGLIELKMRNYENASQIFKKAITLKADFAKAYVNLGHAVRYLGDYEGAEEAYKKAIALEPAYDIPFYNLGILYLGQKKYSDAAASLLKAIDMSSGIQKAKSSFNLGLAYVRMGDKKRAENAYLEAINLYPAYIEPRMNLALIQPASEEGKRKKEGLYKRVLNLRPDYTPAYFNLGIFYKEEKRYKKAEKYYKEAIKHNPAYREAKYNLGLLYLGKNRLDLAEERFLSLVRETNAQKEDFFNLARIYYKQKDYEKSIEFYNQAIDKGGGKYAEAFLNRGLAYGKMGRHEEGRSSIIKAIAIKPDYETAHYNLGQSYYKEKKYKVALREFGEAARIKGSYYKAWHQMGVIYKKLENIDAAIESYEKALKAKPDYVKSRMNMGKLLFQKGDYRGSVREYEKVSALYPQYLPAWFRLGKGHAKMGNLDEAIRAYGKILALKPENIKALRELGILYAGSDKGEKAQAITLFNKVLEQKPDDIKTRLLLAQELQKSGAKKEAIQEVRKTVSLSPSSIEGWLAFARIYKDSGNKDKAVKYYKRVLQLDPHNKEAKKYIERLSNGAR